From the genome of Thermoflexus hugenholtzii, one region includes:
- a CDS encoding hydrogenase iron-sulfur subunit: MSERPAGNGDSFEPRIVAFFCNWCTYTAADLAGTARMTYAPNIRIIRLMCSGRMDPQFVLAAFRQGADGVLIGGCHPGDCHYQEGNYKALRRYLLLKRLLRDLGIEEERLRLVWISASEGDRVQKVANEFTETIRRLGPLRLAPRPGRIHLPAPAQPEPQPAVREGAQP, translated from the coding sequence ATGTCTGAGCGACCGGCAGGGAACGGCGATTCCTTCGAGCCGCGCATCGTCGCTTTCTTCTGCAACTGGTGCACCTACACGGCGGCCGATCTGGCAGGGACCGCCCGCATGACCTATGCGCCCAACATCCGGATCATCCGTCTGATGTGCTCCGGGCGGATGGATCCTCAGTTCGTCCTGGCCGCCTTCCGCCAGGGCGCCGACGGCGTCCTCATCGGCGGATGTCACCCGGGCGATTGCCATTACCAGGAGGGCAACTACAAAGCCCTGCGCCGTTACCTGTTGCTGAAACGCCTGCTGCGGGACCTGGGCATCGAAGAGGAGCGCCTGCGGCTGGTCTGGATCTCCGCCTCCGAAGGAGACCGCGTCCAGAAGGTGGCGAACGAGTTCACGGAGACCATCCGCCGGCTGGGGCCCCTGCGCCTGGCTCCGCGGCCCGGGCGGATCCACCTCCCGGCGCCCGCCCAGCCCGAGCCCCAGCCCGCCGTCCGGGAAGGAGCGCAGCCATGA
- a CDS encoding hydrogenase maturation protease, with protein sequence MAILILGLGNDLLGDDRIGLLAARALRDLLQGQEGIEIVESEGSGLALLDLMAGYERAIVIDAIQTGQVPPGTILEWTVREPLPVRAPSPHATGLPELLAVARALRIPFPEEIRIYAVEVADAYTFGGEITPAVRQALPELVRRIRNQLRAWQASPEGTQGAALCSRGAKIR encoded by the coding sequence ATGGCGATCCTGATCCTGGGGCTCGGGAACGATCTCCTCGGCGATGACCGGATTGGGTTGCTCGCCGCCCGGGCCCTGCGCGACCTCCTGCAGGGCCAGGAAGGGATCGAGATTGTGGAAAGCGAGGGCTCCGGCCTGGCCCTGCTGGATCTCATGGCCGGCTACGAGCGGGCCATCGTGATCGACGCGATCCAGACCGGACAGGTTCCCCCCGGGACGATCCTGGAATGGACGGTGAGGGAGCCTCTCCCGGTCCGGGCTCCCTCCCCCCACGCCACAGGCCTCCCCGAGCTTTTGGCTGTTGCCCGGGCGCTTCGGATCCCCTTCCCCGAGGAGATTCGAATCTACGCGGTGGAAGTCGCGGACGCCTACACCTTCGGGGGGGAGATCACCCCGGCCGTCCGACAGGCTCTGCCTGAGCTGGTGCGCCGGATTCGAAATCAGCTCCGGGCCTGGCAAGCCTCTCCGGAGGGGACTCAGGGAGCTG
- a CDS encoding Ni/Fe hydrogenase subunit alpha, which yields MSRREIVIDPITRLEGHGKIHIFLNEKGDVERAYFQVPELRGFEKFVVGRPAEEMPQITSRICGVCPTAHHMAATKALDDLYQVEPPPAAKKIRELIYCTFMVEDHALHFYFLGGPDFVVGPTAPRAERNILGVLARVGLEIGREVIGLRKQLRDLITRVGGKVIHPVFGLPGGIAKALTPEDREAFLAGADRAVEFALFSLKLFEDIVLKNPQYVEWIRSEAYTHRTYYMGLVDERNRVNFYDGWLRVVDPQGREFLKFPARDYLRHIAEHVEPWSYIKFCYLRDVGWKGFTDGPESGIYSVAPLARLNAAEGMATPRAQEAYEQFYATLGGKPVHHTLANHWARLIELLYAAERMQELARDPEILDPHVRNLPAATPREGIGVVEAPRGTLIHHYETDERGIITRANLIVATQNNAARIAMSVDKAARSVIRGGVVDDGLLNLVEMAFRAYDPCHGCATHALPGQMPLLIRIYNPRGELVRELRRD from the coding sequence ATGAGCCGTCGTGAGATCGTGATCGACCCGATCACCCGCCTGGAAGGGCACGGCAAGATCCACATCTTCCTGAACGAAAAAGGGGATGTGGAACGGGCTTACTTCCAGGTCCCGGAGCTGCGGGGCTTCGAGAAGTTCGTGGTCGGCCGTCCCGCCGAGGAGATGCCCCAGATCACCTCCCGGATCTGCGGGGTCTGCCCCACCGCCCATCACATGGCGGCCACCAAAGCCCTGGATGACCTGTATCAGGTGGAGCCCCCGCCGGCGGCGAAGAAGATCCGCGAGCTGATCTACTGCACCTTCATGGTCGAAGACCATGCCCTGCACTTCTACTTCCTGGGCGGGCCCGATTTCGTCGTCGGCCCGACAGCGCCCCGCGCCGAACGGAACATCCTGGGGGTCCTGGCCCGCGTCGGCCTGGAGATCGGGCGGGAGGTGATCGGGCTGCGCAAACAGCTGCGCGATCTCATCACCCGGGTGGGCGGCAAGGTCATCCATCCGGTCTTCGGGCTCCCCGGCGGCATCGCCAAAGCCCTTACCCCGGAGGACCGCGAGGCCTTCCTGGCCGGAGCCGATCGGGCCGTCGAGTTCGCCCTCTTCAGCCTGAAGCTGTTTGAGGACATCGTCCTCAAGAACCCGCAGTATGTGGAATGGATCCGCTCGGAGGCCTACACCCACCGCACCTACTACATGGGCCTGGTGGACGAACGAAACCGGGTGAACTTCTACGACGGATGGCTCCGGGTGGTGGACCCCCAGGGGCGGGAGTTCCTGAAGTTCCCGGCCCGCGACTACCTCCGGCATATCGCCGAGCATGTGGAGCCGTGGAGCTACATCAAGTTCTGTTACCTCCGGGATGTCGGATGGAAAGGCTTCACCGACGGGCCGGAAAGCGGGATTTACAGCGTGGCCCCGCTGGCGCGCCTGAACGCCGCGGAGGGCATGGCCACCCCGCGGGCTCAGGAGGCGTATGAGCAGTTCTACGCCACCCTGGGCGGCAAGCCGGTCCACCACACCCTGGCCAACCACTGGGCTCGCCTCATCGAGCTGCTCTACGCCGCCGAGCGGATGCAGGAGCTGGCGCGCGATCCCGAGATCCTGGACCCGCACGTGCGGAACCTGCCTGCGGCTACCCCCCGCGAAGGGATCGGGGTGGTGGAAGCGCCCCGCGGCACGCTGATCCACCATTACGAGACCGACGAGCGGGGGATCATCACCCGGGCCAATCTCATCGTCGCCACCCAGAACAACGCCGCCCGCATCGCGATGTCTGTCGACAAGGCCGCCCGCTCCGTAATCCGGGGAGGGGTGGTCGACGATGGCCTCCTGAACCTGGTGGAGATGGCCTTCCGGGCCTATGACCCGTGCCACGGCTGCGCCACCCACGCCCTCCCCGGCCAGATGCCTCTCCTCATCCGGATCTATAACCCGCGCGGAGAGCTCGTCCGCGAGCTCCGCCGGGATTAA